The following are encoded together in the Vicia villosa cultivar HV-30 ecotype Madison, WI unplaced genomic scaffold, Vvil1.0 ctg.000089F_1_1, whole genome shotgun sequence genome:
- the LOC131623970 gene encoding uncharacterized protein LOC131623970 translates to MLFLALIPKIENLVKLNYSNGKIVCRANNAFLALIEKIENSVTLNYSNGKIVCRANNAFLALIPKIENSVTLIYSYGKIACRANNAFLGLIPKIENSVTLNYSNGKIVCIANNAFLALIPKIENSVTLNYSNGKIVCRANNAFLALIPKIENSVTLNHSNGKIVCRANNALLALIPKIENSVSLNYSNGKIVYRANNAFLVLIPKIESSVTLNYSNGKIVCKANNAFLALIPKIESSVTLNYSNGKIVCIANNAFLALIPKIENSVTLNFSNGKIVCRAYNAFLALIPKIENSVSLNYSNGKIVYRANNAFLVLIPKIESSVTLNYSNGKIVCRAHNAFLALIPKIENSVTLNNSNGKIMCRANNAFLALISKIENSMTLYYSSGKIVCRAKNAL, encoded by the coding sequence atgctttttttagcattgattccaaagattgagaatttggtgaagctaaactattctaatggcaaaatagtgtgtagagctaataatgcttttttagcattgattgaaaagattgagaattcggtgacactaaactattctaatggcaaaatcgtgtgtagagctaataatgcttttttagcattgattccaaagattgagaattcggtgacgcTAATTTATTCTTATGGCAAAATCGcgtgtagagctaataatgcttttttaggattgattccaaagattgagaattcagtgacgctaaactattctaatggcaaaatTGTGTGTATagctaataatgcttttttagcattgattccaaagattgagaattcggtgacgctaaactattctaatggaaaaatcgtgtgtagagctaataatgcttttttagcattgattccaaagattgagaattcggtgacgctaaaccattctaatggcaaaatcgtgtgtagagctaataatgctcttttagcattgattccaaagattgagaattctgtgtcgctaaactattctaatgggaAAATAGTGTAtagagctaataatgcttttttagtattgattccaaagattgagagttcggtgacgctaaactattctaatggcaaaatagtgtgtAAAGCTAATAATGcatttttagcattgattccaaagattgagagttcggtgacgctaaactattctaatggcaaaatagtgtgtatagctaataatgcttttttagcattgattccaaagattgagaattcggtgacgcTAAACTTTTCTAATGGCAAAATCGTGTGTAGAGCTTataatgcttttttagcattgattccaaagattgagaactcTGTGtcgctaaactattctaatgggaAAATAGTGTAtagagctaataatgcttttttagtattgattccaaagattgagagttcggtgacgctaaactattctaatggcaaaatagtgtgtagagctcataatgcttttttagcattgattccaaagattgagaattcggtgacgctaaacaattctaatggcaaaatcatgtgtagagctaataatgcttttttagcattgatttcaaagattgagaattcgatGACGCTATACTATTCTAGTGGCaaaatagtgtgtagagctaAAAATGCTTtatag